A part of Myxococcus landrumus genomic DNA contains:
- a CDS encoding N-acetylmuramoyl-L-alanine amidase, which yields MFNPIKRFVSNTLLRPLKDEPRPEPKPTPGASPSPRPDTFEPSKTRPTPSPSPGTPPPGYGTGTAPKGPAPLTPPSTDPSNPTPEMQVRPAKSDRYNDRPAGADIDTIVLHHTADGSDRNSLTTLTGDTDGQGVFKKGEQWLKDKKNGKVSAHYMIGKDGTIFQLVGDQKRAWHAGDGDLRGDGKDVNDRSIGIEIVNEGDGKDGYTEAQYKALEKLVPYLAKRYEVPAGNVVGHKETNPQKKDPSENFDFGRIVRATEKKIQ from the coding sequence ATGTTCAACCCCATCAAGCGCTTCGTGAGCAACACCCTCCTGCGTCCGCTCAAGGATGAGCCGCGGCCGGAGCCGAAGCCGACTCCAGGTGCCTCGCCCTCGCCGCGTCCCGACACCTTCGAGCCCTCCAAGACGCGCCCCACGCCGTCTCCGAGCCCGGGCACTCCGCCTCCGGGCTACGGCACCGGGACGGCTCCCAAGGGCCCCGCGCCGCTGACGCCTCCGTCCACCGACCCGTCCAACCCGACGCCGGAGATGCAGGTCCGTCCCGCGAAGTCGGACCGCTACAACGACCGGCCGGCCGGTGCGGACATCGACACCATCGTCCTCCACCACACCGCCGACGGCTCCGACCGGAACAGCCTCACGACGCTCACCGGCGACACCGATGGGCAGGGCGTCTTCAAGAAGGGCGAGCAGTGGTTGAAGGACAAGAAGAACGGCAAGGTCAGCGCGCACTACATGATTGGCAAGGACGGGACCATCTTCCAGCTCGTCGGCGACCAGAAGCGCGCCTGGCACGCGGGCGACGGCGACCTGCGCGGTGACGGCAAGGATGTGAACGACCGTTCCATCGGCATCGAGATCGTCAACGAGGGCGACGGCAAGGACGGCTACACCGAGGCGCAGTACAAGGCGCTCGAGAAGCTCGTGCCCTACCTGGCCAAGCGCTACGAGGTCCCCGCTGGCAACGTCGTGGGCCACAAGGAGACGAACCCCCAGAAGAAGGACCCGTCGGAGAACTTCGACTTCGGCCGCATCGTCCGCGCCACCGAGAAGAAGATTCAGTGA
- a CDS encoding dienelactone hydrolase family protein: MSREPSLTGAVSEAEFKALHVLRADAPPAPRGQELEVAGMKAYLSLPPDAKGPLPAVLVIHEWWGLNAHIRHWADRLAASGYAALAVDLYGGKVATTADEALALLRAVDPARATQALKAAHAFLQEDPRIRAPRTGSLGWCFGGSWALRTAMAIPELDAAVLYYANPVVTDAEALAPIQGSVLGIFAARDEVIPPEKPQALREALVKAGVRHRIVEFDGLHGFANPSNEDYVEASAAEAWAETSRFFENHLRP, encoded by the coding sequence GTGAGTCGTGAGCCCTCGCTCACGGGGGCCGTCTCCGAGGCCGAGTTCAAGGCGCTCCACGTGCTGCGTGCCGATGCGCCGCCCGCGCCTCGGGGGCAGGAGCTGGAGGTGGCCGGGATGAAGGCGTACCTGAGCCTGCCGCCGGACGCGAAGGGGCCGCTGCCCGCCGTGCTGGTCATCCACGAGTGGTGGGGCCTCAACGCGCACATCCGTCACTGGGCGGACCGGCTGGCGGCCAGTGGCTACGCGGCGCTGGCGGTGGACCTGTACGGTGGGAAGGTGGCCACCACGGCGGATGAGGCCCTCGCGTTGTTGCGCGCGGTGGACCCGGCTCGTGCGACCCAGGCGCTGAAGGCGGCGCATGCGTTCCTGCAAGAGGACCCGCGCATCCGCGCTCCGCGCACGGGCAGCCTGGGGTGGTGCTTCGGTGGGAGCTGGGCGCTGCGCACCGCCATGGCGATTCCAGAGCTGGACGCGGCGGTCCTCTACTACGCCAACCCGGTGGTGACGGACGCCGAGGCGCTGGCCCCCATCCAGGGCTCCGTGCTGGGCATCTTCGCGGCGCGCGACGAGGTGATTCCCCCCGAGAAGCCCCAGGCGCTGCGCGAGGCCCTGGTGAAAGCAGGTGTGCGCCACCGCATCGTGGAGTTCGACGGCCTGCATGGCTTCGCGAACCCCTCCAACGAGGACTACGTCGAGGCCTCGGCCGCGGAGGCCTGGGCCGAGACGTCCCGGTTCTTCGAGAACCACCTGCGCCCCTGA
- a CDS encoding polysaccharide deacetylase family protein: MKKLLLPLLMSGMACTQATPTPPSEPVATAERRDAVLTDAQLGDGWKDPPVPYRTVSLTFDDGPDDNPLSSFNTSLMIAKYLQKQGIRATFFINGCRIDGSCPRFPGDPGNTAYLSKIVEMGHRVASHTYRHDALPSQTPAQQIAALKINQAILDPYITDGLYLFRAPGDDWGQSPIGGIDACGSASVVANNLRSEPALSKLSGPFCFDWDAHDWVCSNNQWTPEACADHYIGMGAYLDPQGARTVNGLERGIIQMHDLSPTAGYGGTDWAYLFVVSLVEKLKAVPGTPYVFVPLDAYPGVRGLYSVPSPTAWTTTYLSDADLWNNDIGYYGTVRLGDINGDGRADVCGRGGSGLRCALAKADGSMDAESLWLSTVSDPDGYKPAQYSTTFQLADIDHDGKADACIRGGAGYMCHRSLGSGFSPSPWLASEFSDGNGWGASEALHGSIRVGNVDGDANGYGDICGRNAAGRIVCSLFNGSSFGAATVWSSSFTDAKWALPQHATTFQLADLNNDGKADICARDTDGVWCGRSAGTRFVTTTLWTEMSFDDAQGWGTSASRYKSIKLGDVDGDGRADICGRHSTGLVCAFSTSTDFKNYRYVTNTHFSDAQGWSAEEYGTTLMLGDVNGDGRSDLCARANSGLICTMAPALLATYDATLKTGLCSTAQASCDSGMLYEGRGMMHPEAQHPNTLNSSCADGSSVSLGYLKDASIERVRVMTVDKSTLAAGKTVRVEVSARASGAGEQLEIFTAANAASPTWVSQGTTSLSTAGFAWVTKTYTLPSGAQQAVRAVLRSTSLSGACPGGGFTDVDDLAFTVQ, from the coding sequence ATGAAGAAACTTCTGCTACCGCTGTTGATGTCGGGAATGGCTTGCACCCAGGCCACCCCCACCCCTCCTTCCGAACCTGTCGCAACCGCCGAGCGCCGCGATGCCGTCTTGACGGACGCGCAACTCGGGGATGGATGGAAGGACCCACCCGTCCCGTACCGAACCGTCTCCCTGACCTTCGATGACGGGCCGGATGACAATCCGCTCAGCAGCTTCAACACCAGTCTGATGATTGCAAAGTACCTGCAGAAGCAGGGGATTCGAGCGACGTTCTTCATCAACGGCTGCCGGATTGATGGCTCCTGCCCTCGCTTCCCGGGCGACCCGGGCAACACCGCGTATCTCTCGAAAATCGTCGAGATGGGCCACCGCGTGGCCAGTCACACCTACCGGCATGACGCGCTGCCGTCGCAGACCCCAGCGCAACAGATTGCCGCCCTGAAGATCAACCAGGCCATCCTGGACCCCTATATCACCGACGGCCTGTACCTCTTCCGGGCCCCTGGTGACGACTGGGGGCAAAGCCCCATCGGAGGAATCGACGCGTGCGGCAGCGCCTCCGTGGTCGCCAACAACCTTCGGAGCGAGCCCGCGCTGTCCAAGCTGAGCGGGCCCTTCTGTTTCGACTGGGACGCCCACGACTGGGTCTGTTCGAACAACCAGTGGACGCCCGAGGCTTGCGCGGACCACTACATCGGCATGGGCGCCTATCTGGATCCGCAGGGGGCACGGACCGTGAATGGCCTCGAGCGAGGCATCATCCAGATGCATGACTTGAGCCCTACGGCCGGCTACGGCGGGACGGACTGGGCCTACCTCTTCGTGGTGTCCCTGGTCGAAAAGCTCAAGGCCGTGCCTGGCACACCGTATGTCTTCGTCCCGCTCGATGCGTATCCAGGAGTCCGGGGGCTGTACAGCGTTCCCTCGCCGACCGCCTGGACGACGACCTACCTGTCCGACGCGGACCTGTGGAACAACGACATCGGCTACTACGGGACGGTGCGGCTGGGTGACATCAACGGCGACGGGCGGGCGGACGTCTGCGGGCGTGGCGGGTCGGGACTGCGGTGCGCGTTGGCGAAAGCAGACGGCTCCATGGACGCCGAGAGCCTCTGGCTGAGCACCGTGTCGGACCCGGACGGCTACAAGCCCGCGCAGTACAGCACGACGTTCCAGCTCGCGGACATCGACCATGATGGCAAGGCGGATGCCTGCATTCGCGGAGGCGCGGGCTACATGTGTCACCGGTCGCTCGGAAGCGGGTTCTCCCCTTCGCCCTGGCTTGCCTCGGAGTTCTCCGATGGGAACGGGTGGGGAGCCTCGGAGGCGCTCCATGGTTCGATTCGCGTCGGCAACGTCGACGGAGACGCCAACGGGTACGGCGACATCTGCGGCCGGAACGCGGCGGGCCGGATTGTGTGCAGCCTCTTCAATGGTTCGAGCTTCGGTGCCGCGACCGTCTGGAGCTCGTCCTTCACCGACGCGAAGTGGGCGCTGCCACAGCACGCCACGACCTTCCAGTTGGCGGACCTGAACAACGACGGCAAGGCGGACATCTGTGCGCGTGACACCGACGGAGTCTGGTGTGGCCGGTCCGCGGGCACCCGGTTCGTGACCACGACCCTCTGGACCGAGATGTCCTTTGACGATGCCCAGGGATGGGGAACGTCCGCGTCCCGCTACAAGTCCATCAAGCTCGGCGATGTCGATGGCGACGGCCGGGCGGATATCTGTGGCCGGCATTCGACGGGACTGGTCTGCGCCTTCTCGACGTCGACCGACTTCAAGAACTACCGGTATGTCACCAACACCCACTTCAGTGACGCCCAGGGCTGGTCCGCCGAGGAGTACGGCACCACGCTGATGCTGGGGGACGTCAACGGGGATGGGCGAAGCGACCTCTGTGCTCGCGCGAACTCGGGACTGATCTGCACGATGGCGCCCGCCCTGCTGGCCACCTACGACGCGACGCTGAAGACGGGCCTCTGCTCCACGGCGCAGGCCTCCTGCGACTCCGGGATGCTCTACGAGGGCCGAGGCATGATGCATCCCGAAGCCCAGCACCCCAACACGTTGAACAGCTCCTGTGCGGATGGCTCTTCGGTCTCGCTGGGATATCTCAAGGATGCGTCCATCGAGCGCGTCCGGGTGATGACGGTCGACAAGAGCACGCTGGCCGCGGGCAAGACGGTGCGCGTGGAGGTCAGCGCTCGCGCCTCCGGAGCCGGAGAGCAGTTGGAGATCTTCACGGCGGCCAACGCCGCCAGTCCGACCTGGGTGAGCCAGGGGACAACGTCCTTGTCGACCGCGGGCTTCGCGTGGGTGACGAAGACGTACACGCTGCCGTCGGGTGCCCAGCAGGCGGTGCGCGCCGTCCTCCGCTCCACCAGCCTCTCCGGCGCATGCCCGGGTGGAGGCTTCACGGACGTGGATGACCTCGCCTTCACCGTGCAGTGA
- a CDS encoding ammonia-forming cytochrome c nitrite reductase subunit c552: protein MTEPDKAPGTRRRFSGVRLVVAVAVASALAAAGVTALLVNIMERKQEAKNPFYRVVELDDTVTDPAVWGKNFPLQYDSYRRTVDQQRTRYGGSEAVARTPTQADPRSVVAQSRLEEDPRLVTMWSGYAFATDFREERGHAHMLEDQVFTERQHVTQQPGTCIHCHGSVYVPYKKLGDGDLIKGFEKMNQMPFMEARALVEHPVSCIDCHDPTTMQLRVTRPGFIEGIAALKASQGVPGFKVNEDATRQEMRTYVCGQCHVEYYFKGKEKRLTYPWAKGITVDQIMAYYDEDGHTDWTHKLTGAKVLKAQHPEFEMYNQGIHARSGVACADCHMPFQRVGAMKVSDHQVRSPLLNINRACQTCHKWSEAELLERAETIQTRTFQTRNLAMDALVDLIHDLERAQKAGMPEASLAKARDFQKRAQFYLDFVEAENSMGFHADQEAVRILGNSINFSRLGQNALRPESGAPASP, encoded by the coding sequence ATGACCGAGCCCGACAAGGCTCCAGGGACACGACGGCGCTTCAGCGGCGTCCGGCTGGTGGTCGCGGTGGCCGTGGCCTCCGCGCTCGCTGCCGCGGGCGTCACCGCGCTCCTGGTCAACATCATGGAGCGCAAGCAGGAGGCGAAGAATCCCTTCTACCGGGTGGTGGAGCTCGACGACACCGTCACCGACCCCGCCGTGTGGGGGAAGAACTTCCCGCTCCAGTACGACAGCTACCGGCGCACGGTGGACCAGCAGCGCACCCGATATGGCGGCAGCGAGGCGGTGGCGCGCACGCCCACCCAGGCGGACCCGCGCTCGGTGGTGGCCCAGAGCCGTCTGGAGGAGGACCCGCGCCTGGTCACGATGTGGAGCGGCTACGCCTTCGCCACCGACTTCCGCGAGGAGCGCGGCCACGCGCACATGCTCGAGGACCAGGTCTTCACCGAGCGCCAGCACGTGACGCAGCAGCCGGGCACCTGCATCCACTGCCACGGCAGCGTGTACGTGCCCTACAAGAAGCTCGGCGACGGAGACCTCATCAAGGGCTTCGAGAAGATGAACCAGATGCCCTTCATGGAGGCTCGCGCGCTCGTGGAGCATCCGGTGTCCTGCATCGACTGCCATGACCCCACGACGATGCAGCTTCGCGTCACCCGCCCCGGCTTCATCGAGGGCATCGCCGCGCTCAAGGCCAGCCAGGGCGTGCCCGGCTTCAAGGTGAACGAGGACGCCACCCGCCAGGAGATGCGCACGTACGTGTGCGGACAGTGCCACGTCGAGTACTACTTCAAGGGCAAGGAGAAGCGCCTGACGTACCCCTGGGCGAAGGGCATCACCGTCGACCAGATCATGGCGTACTACGACGAGGACGGGCACACCGACTGGACCCACAAGCTCACGGGCGCGAAGGTGCTCAAGGCGCAGCACCCCGAGTTCGAGATGTACAACCAGGGCATCCATGCGCGCAGCGGCGTGGCCTGCGCGGACTGCCACATGCCCTTCCAGCGCGTGGGCGCGATGAAGGTCAGCGACCACCAGGTGCGAAGCCCGCTGCTCAACATCAACCGCGCGTGCCAGACGTGCCACAAGTGGAGCGAGGCGGAGCTGCTCGAGCGCGCGGAGACCATCCAGACGCGCACCTTCCAGACGCGCAACCTGGCCATGGACGCGCTGGTGGACCTCATCCACGACCTCGAGCGCGCCCAGAAGGCGGGGATGCCCGAGGCGTCCCTGGCCAAGGCGCGCGACTTCCAGAAGCGCGCCCAGTTCTACCTGGACTTCGTCGAGGCCGAGAACTCGATGGGCTTCCACGCGGACCAGGAGGCCGTCCGCATCCTGGGCAACTCCATCAACTTCTCGCGCCTGGGCCAGAACGCGCTGCGGCCCGAGAGCGGGGCTCCCGCTTCACCGTAG
- a CDS encoding aldo/keto reductase, giving the protein MLDMDTATVRLLDEDVTVRREAAGAVDSAELAGRYALRQALLTDEDAEVRAIAARRLGDARDARFVPVLLEALDDAMPLVRDRVWRALARLGAEALMPRASRAVREEPAWWVRRAAVRAVASVVGEGAVEVLLTALEDPFWRVRHAAVQALGWLGERNESLRRRVREVAAMPEQARGPMRSAVAWLELEWGTTTQASPLGGGRHGEGSSVGREFLSEGPGAGASIASEDPAVTTARLEARAAESLCAQELVEWLGDPHEPLRALARRRLRERKDPEAMRLALHWLDEPRVPHAQDEARALLEKLHVDEVDLAARILATPPRPGALAWAARIAVKHADARLLEQVRSLAVHSSGGIRRSAVSALVYDPDSRGLVLKALGDTDEGVRAEVIAAWERRPRSQAAVEDFATALVEFAPRAASVRERRAVAMAAACLESPEPLFLAARDEDPAVRAVALRALATLDLLTETERQYAESHEDPWLRAAVLDVDSAPRVCIEDPDPGLRRLGLELVLADERAREDDAPSIALACVHSPDPWVRARAAEHLDPEQGEAELRALLHLSRDTEPMVRMAAASPLETCASLDTRLDGLILANGPVSVHAENDEDLRIAAWTWRLRHADAPAFARLLDGLRGSVEPPRVAAHLRTLTLTFPDALFTTEPELASLRPTAPARPRARSTARPLPPPRASSRPLGNTGLEVSPLVLSGAHLTSREPFFEAHEAGINTFFWEPRYAALTQFLRAGRSLRDRSVIVAGSYHSGASALRRDVEAALRRLRTSWLDVFLLFWVRAPERLSDEDFAELERLRAEGKLRAFGFSTHLRDLARDALTRHPWPVVMTRHSAAHPGAESAFFPEAQRQGTGVLTFTTTCYGRLLRPVPGAPPDAPLPSAVDCYRYSLSQPGVSASLTAPRNRRELLHNLDVLSRPWMEPDALAVMRAHGERVRTQGRQLDTLVRRAPGGPREALLALMEEDEPSELDTLPSS; this is encoded by the coding sequence ATGCTCGATATGGACACGGCCACCGTGAGGCTGCTGGATGAGGACGTCACGGTGCGGCGCGAGGCCGCGGGAGCCGTGGACTCGGCGGAGCTCGCCGGGCGCTATGCGCTGAGACAGGCGCTGCTCACGGATGAGGACGCGGAGGTGCGCGCCATCGCCGCGCGGCGACTGGGTGATGCCCGGGATGCGCGCTTCGTCCCCGTGCTGCTCGAGGCGCTCGATGATGCGATGCCGCTGGTGCGGGACCGCGTGTGGCGCGCGCTGGCGCGGCTGGGGGCGGAGGCGTTGATGCCTCGGGCTTCGCGTGCGGTGCGGGAAGAGCCCGCATGGTGGGTGCGGCGCGCGGCGGTGCGTGCCGTGGCTTCGGTGGTGGGGGAGGGGGCCGTGGAGGTTCTGCTGACGGCCTTGGAGGACCCGTTCTGGCGTGTGCGTCATGCGGCGGTGCAGGCGCTCGGCTGGCTGGGGGAGCGGAACGAGTCGCTTCGGCGGCGCGTGCGCGAGGTGGCGGCGATGCCGGAACAGGCGCGAGGGCCGATGCGCTCGGCGGTCGCGTGGCTGGAGTTGGAGTGGGGGACCACGACGCAGGCGTCGCCGCTGGGGGGGGGGCGTCACGGTGAGGGTTCCTCTGTCGGGCGGGAGTTCCTGTCCGAGGGGCCCGGGGCAGGTGCCTCGATTGCCAGCGAGGACCCCGCGGTGACCACCGCGCGGCTGGAGGCTCGGGCGGCAGAGTCCCTCTGCGCGCAGGAGCTGGTGGAGTGGCTGGGGGATCCCCACGAACCGCTGCGTGCGCTCGCGCGTCGACGGCTTCGTGAGCGCAAGGACCCGGAGGCCATGCGCCTTGCGTTGCACTGGCTCGATGAGCCTCGGGTTCCTCATGCCCAGGACGAGGCTCGTGCGCTGCTTGAGAAGCTCCATGTGGATGAGGTGGACCTCGCGGCTCGCATTCTCGCGACACCGCCCAGACCGGGCGCACTGGCGTGGGCCGCGCGCATCGCGGTGAAACATGCTGACGCGCGACTCCTCGAGCAGGTGCGGAGCCTGGCGGTTCATTCCTCTGGGGGCATCCGCCGTTCCGCCGTATCGGCGCTGGTCTATGACCCGGACAGCCGTGGGCTTGTCCTGAAGGCTCTCGGTGACACCGACGAGGGCGTTCGTGCGGAGGTCATCGCGGCGTGGGAACGCCGTCCGCGCTCGCAGGCCGCCGTCGAGGACTTCGCCACCGCGCTGGTGGAGTTCGCCCCGCGCGCGGCCTCCGTCCGGGAGCGCCGAGCCGTCGCGATGGCCGCGGCCTGTCTGGAGTCACCCGAGCCTCTCTTCCTCGCCGCGCGGGACGAAGACCCTGCTGTGCGCGCGGTGGCCTTGCGAGCCCTGGCGACACTGGACCTGCTCACGGAGACGGAGCGGCAGTACGCCGAGTCGCATGAAGACCCGTGGTTGCGCGCGGCGGTCCTGGACGTGGACAGTGCGCCCCGTGTCTGCATCGAGGACCCGGACCCGGGCCTTCGGCGTCTGGGGCTGGAGCTCGTGCTCGCGGACGAGCGTGCGCGCGAGGATGACGCCCCTTCCATCGCGCTCGCTTGTGTCCATTCCCCTGACCCATGGGTGCGTGCTCGTGCGGCGGAGCATCTCGACCCGGAGCAGGGTGAGGCGGAGCTGCGCGCCTTGCTCCACCTGTCGCGAGACACCGAGCCCATGGTGCGCATGGCGGCGGCCTCTCCACTGGAGACTTGCGCGTCGCTCGACACCCGGCTGGACGGGCTGATCCTCGCGAATGGACCCGTCTCCGTCCATGCCGAGAACGACGAAGACCTGCGCATCGCCGCATGGACCTGGCGTCTTCGCCACGCGGATGCTCCTGCCTTCGCCCGGCTCCTCGATGGCCTGCGTGGCTCCGTCGAGCCCCCCCGTGTCGCCGCCCATCTGCGGACCCTGACCCTGACCTTCCCCGACGCGCTCTTCACCACCGAGCCCGAGCTCGCGAGCCTTCGTCCCACCGCCCCCGCTCGACCTCGCGCGCGCTCCACCGCGCGCCCCCTTCCTCCCCCCCGCGCCTCCTCGCGCCCCCTTGGCAACACGGGACTCGAAGTGTCTCCGCTCGTCCTCTCGGGTGCGCACCTCACCTCGCGCGAGCCCTTCTTCGAGGCGCACGAGGCCGGCATCAACACCTTCTTCTGGGAGCCTCGCTACGCCGCGTTGACCCAGTTCCTGCGCGCGGGCCGCAGTCTGCGTGACCGGTCCGTCATCGTGGCGGGCAGCTATCACTCGGGCGCATCCGCCCTGCGCCGCGACGTCGAGGCCGCGCTGCGCCGGCTTCGCACCTCCTGGCTCGATGTCTTCCTCCTCTTCTGGGTCCGCGCCCCCGAGCGTCTCTCCGATGAGGACTTCGCCGAACTGGAGCGGCTGCGCGCCGAAGGCAAGCTGCGGGCCTTCGGATTCTCCACGCACCTGCGAGACCTCGCCCGCGATGCCCTGACGCGTCACCCCTGGCCCGTGGTGATGACCCGCCACAGCGCCGCGCACCCAGGCGCGGAGTCAGCCTTCTTCCCCGAGGCCCAACGTCAGGGCACCGGCGTGCTCACCTTCACCACCACCTGCTACGGCCGACTCCTCCGCCCCGTGCCCGGAGCTCCGCCCGACGCGCCGCTCCCTTCCGCCGTGGACTGCTACCGCTATTCGCTGTCCCAGCCCGGCGTGAGCGCCAGCCTCACGGCTCCGCGCAACCGCCGCGAGCTCCTGCACAACCTCGACGTGCTCTCCCGTCCTTGGATGGAACCGGATGCCCTGGCCGTGATGCGAGCCCACGGCGAGCGCGTGCGCACCCAGGGCCGGCAACTGGACACCCTGGTGCGTCGTGCGCCCGGAGGGCCTCGAGAGGCCCTGCTCGCCCTGATGGAAGAAGATGAGCCCTCCGAGCTCGACACACTTCCTTCATCCTGA
- a CDS encoding reverse transcriptase family protein: protein MDLVSLLLELKPLMEDPEANFHRITELLERHQGLAEYEVARFYVSRHWSEAVSRRLGSVDPRERLEAVRLIPLLFPRVTAAGQLRRRVKDADSRVGSCARAAVKKLGLADVSLPDSRLPPPRRPSPRAQGGWNPTGWNFGLFPGLRAAPVKRKPADTPALPELRTREDVAKLVGVEPAELESLMRPGSGPGAGYVEFETPKRSGGVRRICAPRAKLKAAQRALLEGLLARLPTHEAVHGFVSGRSTVTNAQAHVGNHVVVRVDVEDFFPSVHYRRVKGLFESHGYNEEVASTLAGLTTWRPRLPDGTVVWPGVLPQGAPTSPAIANLVCRRLDARLHALAKKAGGQYTRYADDLSFSFAQPPERMGRFLWWVNAILQQEGFAENSAKRRVMRQGGRQRVTGLTVNQQVSIPRDDRRRFKAILANCRKHGVESQARGRADFPAWLEGYAAYVRMVHPELGERWQREVKELLGK from the coding sequence ATGGACCTGGTCTCACTCCTCCTCGAGCTCAAGCCCCTGATGGAGGACCCGGAGGCGAACTTCCACCGCATCACGGAGCTGCTGGAGCGACACCAGGGCCTCGCTGAGTACGAGGTGGCCCGCTTCTACGTCAGCCGGCACTGGAGCGAGGCGGTCTCCCGCAGGCTCGGGAGCGTGGACCCTCGCGAGCGGCTGGAGGCCGTGCGCCTCATCCCCTTGCTCTTTCCACGAGTCACCGCCGCGGGCCAGCTCCGCCGCCGGGTGAAGGACGCGGACTCCCGCGTGGGCTCCTGCGCGCGCGCCGCCGTGAAGAAGCTGGGGCTGGCGGATGTCTCGCTCCCCGACTCGCGCCTGCCTCCTCCTCGCCGCCCGAGCCCCCGCGCCCAGGGCGGCTGGAATCCCACGGGTTGGAACTTCGGCCTCTTCCCGGGGCTGCGCGCCGCCCCCGTGAAGCGCAAGCCCGCGGACACACCGGCGCTGCCAGAGCTGCGCACCCGGGAGGACGTGGCGAAGCTCGTCGGCGTGGAGCCCGCGGAGCTGGAGTCGCTGATGCGTCCAGGCTCCGGCCCCGGCGCCGGCTACGTGGAGTTCGAGACGCCCAAGCGCTCCGGCGGCGTGCGCCGCATCTGCGCTCCCCGCGCGAAGCTCAAGGCCGCGCAGCGGGCCCTGCTCGAAGGACTGCTCGCGCGCCTGCCCACGCACGAGGCCGTGCACGGCTTCGTGTCCGGCCGCTCCACCGTGACGAATGCCCAGGCCCACGTGGGCAACCACGTGGTGGTGCGCGTGGACGTCGAGGACTTCTTCCCCTCCGTGCACTACCGCCGGGTGAAGGGCCTCTTCGAGTCGCATGGCTACAACGAGGAGGTCGCGTCCACGCTCGCGGGCCTCACCACGTGGCGGCCTCGGCTGCCGGATGGCACCGTGGTGTGGCCAGGCGTGCTGCCTCAAGGCGCGCCGACGTCGCCCGCCATCGCCAACCTCGTCTGCCGCCGCCTGGATGCGCGACTGCATGCCCTCGCGAAGAAGGCGGGAGGCCAGTACACGCGCTACGCGGATGACCTGTCCTTCTCCTTCGCGCAGCCCCCGGAGCGGATGGGCCGCTTCCTCTGGTGGGTGAACGCCATCCTCCAGCAGGAGGGCTTCGCGGAGAACAGCGCCAAGCGCCGCGTCATGCGGCAGGGCGGGCGCCAGCGGGTGACGGGCCTCACCGTCAACCAGCAGGTCTCCATCCCCCGAGACGACCGCCGCCGCTTCAAGGCCATCCTCGCCAACTGCCGCAAGCACGGCGTCGAGTCCCAGGCGCGAGGCCGCGCGGACTTCCCCGCGTGGCTGGAGGGCTATGCCGCCTACGTGCGCATGGTGCACCCCGAGCTGGGGGAGCGCTGGCAGCGCGAGGTGAAGGAGCTGCTGGGAAAATGA
- a CDS encoding M23 family metallopeptidase, with amino-acid sequence MNSIVLKLRARVVLVTTVLLACGGGKAVNPKVSLDEANLDIAVPPGMGHYCSMLWRGQRWALEWDSSSASDPCGTLRAQAAEGRIAHAGLYSARGLNNVVMRCEGAVDLWRGVGAIPLQAAFDDAVANERQGCVFTVAPDALPIFDAPFEASSWGHSHSTGFDFAQGITLNVDAFDQPGLATARIVDHLGRDQSNRGAVNDHDGHDWNMPTGTPIFAVANGVVLLARDRQVPCASPIQKEVYIQHVVGSGEYEERFVSYYAHFDSYSVETGQRVTKGQVIGKAGTTGCSSGPHLHLAVARLTNTASEYRRAYAIPSHDHPPMTSNIEPYGWAAPRGFDPWAWQHYPRGALSINLWNPAQAPLNPNF; translated from the coding sequence ATGAACTCGATTGTGTTGAAACTCCGCGCCCGTGTGGTGCTCGTCACGACGGTGCTGCTGGCCTGTGGTGGTGGAAAGGCCGTGAACCCGAAGGTGTCCCTCGACGAGGCGAACCTGGACATCGCCGTGCCGCCGGGCATGGGGCATTACTGCAGCATGCTCTGGCGCGGTCAGCGCTGGGCGTTGGAGTGGGATTCATCCTCGGCGTCGGACCCGTGTGGCACCCTTCGTGCCCAGGCGGCCGAGGGCCGTATCGCGCATGCCGGCCTCTACTCCGCTCGGGGCCTGAACAACGTCGTCATGCGGTGCGAAGGGGCTGTCGACTTGTGGAGAGGGGTTGGCGCCATCCCGCTGCAGGCCGCCTTCGACGATGCGGTGGCGAATGAGCGCCAGGGGTGTGTGTTCACCGTGGCACCCGATGCGCTTCCCATCTTCGATGCGCCCTTCGAGGCTTCCTCGTGGGGCCATTCGCATAGCACGGGCTTCGACTTCGCGCAGGGAATCACTCTCAACGTCGACGCGTTCGACCAGCCGGGCCTGGCGACCGCGCGCATCGTGGACCATCTGGGCCGTGACCAGTCGAACAGGGGCGCCGTCAATGACCACGACGGCCATGACTGGAACATGCCCACGGGCACGCCCATCTTCGCCGTGGCGAATGGGGTCGTCCTGCTCGCGAGGGACCGGCAGGTGCCCTGTGCCTCCCCCATCCAGAAGGAGGTCTACATCCAGCACGTCGTGGGCTCGGGTGAATATGAGGAGCGCTTCGTGAGCTATTACGCCCACTTTGATTCGTACTCCGTCGAGACCGGTCAGCGCGTCACGAAGGGGCAGGTCATCGGCAAGGCCGGAACGACAGGCTGCTCGAGTGGGCCTCATCTGCATCTGGCCGTGGCGCGCCTGACGAACACCGCGTCGGAGTACCGCCGGGCCTATGCCATCCCCAGCCACGACCACCCGCCCATGACGAGCAACATCGAACCCTATGGCTGGGCAGCGCCACGGGGGTTCGACCCGTGGGCCTGGCAGCACTATCCGCGCGGCGCGCTCAGCATCAACCTGTGGAACCCCGCGCAGGCGCCCTTGAATCCGAACTTCTGA